In Aethina tumida isolate Nest 87 chromosome 2, icAetTumi1.1, whole genome shotgun sequence, the DNA window ttaaagttttgttttttttttttgtatttttttgtattattgggTACGTTTTAACAAGCCACAGTTTCTTGAAGTAAATGGTGTTCTAGATTCTAGAGTACTAGAGTTCTAGAGtacattttgttctaaattgtGAGAGGAATATGAAAGGCTTAATAAGGGCTGTATTTTCTGAGaacttacatttttaaattataacactttttataccctttcttattattttctttcacTGTATTCACACATTTTTTGGGTTAAGcgcttttttcaaaaattgttgagTTGAGAAGTCAGCATAAAGCGACTGAAGCAACTTACAATATgttttgaagaaaatgttCAAGATGATGAATAAAGACTtgcactaattaaaaaattaagcaataCCTCGTATAAATTCTTCAGACACCTTCATCAAGAAGGGATAAATGGATTCCACAAAAATTAAGTgaggttttatttaaagtgaGTTGAGTATGATAATCCTCATCAATATGGTCAATGGGGTTTGGGCTGGTAAACCAAGTTCAAAAATTTACTCAAAGCTTAATTCCTTCAGTCGATAGAAAAGGCATTCTGCTTctttataataacataataccACATGTCACATTAGAGAcaaagcttcaaaatgttaaatggctAAAGTTTTATCTCATCCATCATATTTCTccatttaacttatttatttttgtaattttttacataataaacgaCTTAAGTCTGAAGTAGTCGACAAAACTTGAGGTTGatcttttctttagtttcaagAATCCTTCAGCTTCTCGTGGTttgcacaataaaataaatatataaataaaaaattcatataataatgGTTACTTCAAATGAAGTtgaatcatattaattaacctAAATAATGACGTCTCCGATTGTCAAagttttattgtgaatttcaaaattttgggaaaaatggccaataaaaaaaaattcaggcCACTTCTAACCCCACGCTATTTACGTTGCAAGGGAAATGCGAGGTTATTAGAAAACGATCTGCGACATTATAATTCTCTGAGGAAAAGCATTTTCGAAATAAAGTCCATAGTTGATTCTGGCCCACCAAAGTACAATTTCGGTCGAATAAATTGTCTTGAATCACAAAATGATTACCGAGTACTCATTAAACACATAAATGAGAATAGAAGCTTGATTAAAAGCTTGAAGGAAATAGAAAATCGACCAAACAAATATGTATTGGTCGATACAGGCATAATacctaaaaatgaatattaccacaaattcaaaatgaaacaAGATATGAAACGCGTGAGAGAAAATGCAATCCTATATAATGCTATCTGTCAAATACAGTCCAATTAtaattgtgaaaatttaaaacatgaatGGACGAGACGTTACCGGGCTTTCGTTGATTCATcccgatttaaatttactataaataataaaccatcAATGGATGAAAGACTTAAAGCATGGCCTTCTATGAGTGAACTTCCTAGTTTAACTAAGAATAAAACAAGGTGTTTAATGACGTTCAAGGTTCAAGATGGTGAAACATTAGGACACGTCAAATTTGAGCTTTATAATGGTATTACGCCAATTACGGTGGAGCATTTCTGCaacattatgaaaatatatgggGAGCAGTATTTTGTTAATGCAATTAAACCGAATAcctatatagaaataaaaaattcagttaaaattgaTTCCCGTAAGAAATCTAAGGTGTTTGTAAATGAGAAATACCTACTCAATAATTACCGACCAGGAGTTCTGTCATTGGAATTTAAACCGAATTCGgactttcaaaaatttcaagtcAGTTTAACCGCAGATAAAAACAGAAATACGTTCATAATACCCTTCGGAAAGGTAGTGTCTGGATTTAATACATTTGTGAAAATGAATGGGTATGCCAGAAGAATTGGAAAACCTTTGGTTAATATTActgttactaaatttaaattattataaattttaaataaaacaaaagtagTTTCTTATCTAAGAGgaatatatctaaatatatattattttgttcttgAACTATTTCTGTTGATTCCGTCAGACTGCTAAAACAAAACGGAAGCAAAAATACAgaattaagtatatatttcaaaGACTACATTCATACATTTACTTAAAACGTGTTTACTTGTACAGTTTTACTGAAAACTTCAATAGTATACTGATAAATCTTCCGCCCTATACTTCATTATGGGTTTATGGAATATAATTTGGGTGGATGTATATGTCTTTAACTGTCAATTTCTTTTTCCTACAAcactttattaaacaaaaacacagactattaaaatttctgtcacatgttgtttgttaaataaataactaaacacCTTTATGGCACGTCCTAAGATGTGAGTAAGACTAGTAAATGTCtaaggtataaaataaaactcaatttagcatgaaactactttattttaaggtggattaattaaattaaaacatctcACTAAGTCTATGGTTAAACATCAACAAAACTTAGGTATTCAATTGAAACAATCTAAAATCTATTACACAGTAATCACATACAgataaatatcacaaaatggAGAATAATCCCGTAACAACTTAACTGTGATTTAATGAGGGATCATAATAAGCATcacataaatttatcttaataattatacataaaatacacCTATAGCGGCTGacgttgatttttaattaaaacatactaTTCACgttatttgtgaaaaattataattggtgtataattaaaaagaaaatgtatatttattcgttttttttcttaatttggtTGACCTTTTTGTATTTCTTATAAgtagtaattttttgtcaatgataatctaaaattttttcataattttataatttagaaaaattgatggaatatttttattacagttcAGTAGGTGACAACAaactatttattcatttattatggaAAAATAATAGATTAGATCAACcactttttcaaataaatacaaaaaatttaacatcacAGCATTCTGATATTTCtacatataattacaaaattagaatttattctGTATGATTTCTGAAAATAGCAATATTGaatcataaacaaataaaaaataataatatttaattgttatgtcATAATTTAAAAGCTATTTTTGAAATGAAGGTACACTTGGTAGTTCTATtatgttgttaaattttgtattaaatatatgatttatttatatggcagtgaaaatatactaataataagaaattttaaattaatactgagATCAAGATAAAACAGATATTTTCTCTgtcataatgtttaaaatttaaatcataactCGATTTCATGCTATATTACTGCTACTGAATGTGAACCGTCAGTAACATGTGTTGAGAGTAATTCCAGCCTCCTTAAACTTTAGCAGAAAACTGTtaccaatttaaaaacaacttattaaaagCTAATATTAATGATGAGAAAATTGTTGctcatataatttacaataaaatatccaattagcaaaagataataataaatattggatgtacactttaaaaagattttcttTCAGCTGACATGATAATAATGGTGTTAAATCACAGTCTAACacgttttaaacaatttacaaactttaatcatataaaaaataaggaaagctcttttataaactttcttaattaaaaagtattcatATTTACACATTATAAATGATATAAGATATAACTACATATTCAATTCATAGATTTTGGATCAACAAGTAACCACAgcttaaaacaaaacatttcctTATTGTCGTTgtaagataaatatattttgattttgggGAAACTTATGCATCGAATATGGACATGTTGGTCTCATTTGAATCATTTGGTCCTGGTATTTGAAAGATATAATTTGTGTGGTCCAAAAAGAATTGAATTAGCTTTTATTATGTACAATTGTGGtcacatatttaatatgtagtaAATATGCAAAGCTCTTGTTCTACTgtctataaacatttaattaacaaaacacagtagaaaaagttttaatgcatataaaatatcaatacgtACTCTACAGTTATAGATTGTTCGTAAAATATCTAAACATTCGAGGGTGTTTCAAGAACTACATTATTCAGATTTGTAACAAAGCTGACgaatcagttttttaaaaaggatagaaaaatatatgttaccCCTTCCattatttctgtttaaaatatagcACACTGAAAAGtgtccaaaatgttcgttgtGTTCTCTAACTGATTTACTGATACCGAATAATTCATTCCGACGACAccctaattataataatcacaaatacaatattttgcaTGACatgaacttttaattatttcacatacatgcttaaaaaattcacaataaaaacgaaaaaatcaataacacATTGTTTTCATGTAGGACTGTGCAAATAGTaatctatacaaaattttaaacttagcTTTTGACAACATGGGCCTCTTTTCAAACGCTAATTTGTCATATAACGATTTACTGTGCGTAAGGCGTACAACAGTTCAGCTTGCATCCTGGCTTCTAATACCATCAGATTTACGTGGACCTGAAAAAggttttattgtaattgttgaaattacgATTTGTCTACTACAATTACCTTTTCACTGTGCTTGAATTCCCTGAGTACTCTGTCGTAATCCTTCTTGGTAACTCTTTCAGGATAACAGCAGGCGCTCTTTATAAACGTTTTAAGAGATCGTTCCAGCAATGCATTTATCTCCCCGTAATCATAATCGTCGTGTCGTATTCCCAACAAACACTGTATGTAATTCCAAATTGCCCTACGGAATCGCGACGTGTCCACATCTGTTCGACCGCCCATTGTGTAATAAGTCAAGTTGTAAGCAGTCTTAAACTTGTCGTCGAGTAGGTTCCCTACATCATTATACAATCTAAAAGGAAACACGTGTTCGATTCATCTACATAAAACATTCAACCGACCGTACCTATTAACTAGGGAGTAGCCGTGATAATCCCACGAATAGTCCTGCACTCTAAAGGTGGAAATCTCACTCTGCTCTCCCCTTTTGGCGAAATCGTGGTAGATGAAGGTGGCATCGTCCACGAAGCAGCTCACATCGGCGGGAGTTTCGGCCGGTTCCGAGCCGACCACGGCCAATTCGGCGCTCTGGGTCTCGATGTTTTCGAACCGCTTGGCCAGCTCGGAGGGGTTGAACTCCTCCGTTTGTTCGCTGAGTGTCTTCATTCGTTGCATCAGCGTCGTAATGCCAACTTCTGGTTCGGTGGGTGATGGAGGACTCGCGGTATTTTTCCAGTCTGCGTTGGAAGTTGGATAATTAATTTGGTGCGTTTAATGTTACataagttataatatttgataaatgacCGCTTCCACTTACAAATAACCAGTCATTTATCGTCTATAATTAGCACATGCACACAAGACGAAAACATAAAAGCACGTCCCTCAATATTTTAACCAATAAATTTTCCGTCTTGTGTTAACtgccaaataaatttaattgcttaATTACACGTGTGTTTAGTAATCTTACGATTCTGTTAGTAATTCCATCATTACTCTTTCGATGATGGTCGATTAAACTAAACTCTTAAATTGAAAACTGATTTATGGTTATTAAAGgaataataaacaactttaaaatacggaccataattttaaacttgctTACCTTGTCTCGTATCTACAATGGGTATATCTTTGGGATTACTACTACAACTAACATTGGTCAATCCAACTGCTCCGGCGGAACAATTGCATGGACATTCCCCGTCTTCGCCAAGTTCTTGATTTACGCCACAAGAAAAGACGAAGGAGCACAGGGAATGGAAGTGAGTAAGAATTACTATAGCGTGTACCACTTCAGCCAAAGACCAACTATCTTCACCTTTTGtcaatttctgaaattattattaatattaacaacttatatttaataataaactattgttGTTACCTCAATATGAGACTTATTTAGCAGCCACGGCCTGTGAGCCagggttttatttatatcgtaCAAGTTCCTTAACTTTTTTGGTATCGCATTTAGGCCCTTCAACCAGTTGTGGTCCCCACCTTGAAGcaaaaattcttgtttttgCAGTGATATTAAATAGCTGCAGTTGTGCCTTCCAGCAgcctaaaaatacattacaaACAAGTAGTTagattttgatttttcaattttaattagtactcACCATTATGGCTATGTAATGCCTATAGTCGTATGGTAGGGGACCATCTCCACGTAAGATGAAATTTTGGGTTTTAAGAAAGTGATCCAGATAAGAGGGATGATAACCCATTACTTGGCTTACATGATCGAGCCGGTTGTTTTGTAGGAAGGCAAATAATGTGTGAGTCTAAAAcgaaaataacacaaaataattaatttaaattgctacTTATAAGTTGGGATTTGACGGTACTGCCATattggtatttttattttactttatttcttttatgtcATATACGcaaagtgattttttaatttgaaattttcagataTACCTAGTAATAAGTACTGGGGAAATAAATTAGTTCTAAAATTGGTACTCCACCTCCGCCTCATTATCTTTCAGTTGGAGTTGGTACTCAAAATTATGGTCTCCAACTTTAATCCACATGTTTATTCGTAAATCACAAAATTTCTTACTAGTATAGTTACCATGTGACTCCTGAAGTGAGAAGGAAGGAGTACTAATTTTAGCTCTAATGTATTTCCCGCgtgcaataattaaattttgatccaTTGAGTGTTTATATCTGAAGATAATTGAAAGTTTCAAATAAGAAAAACCTATACTGAGtcctgtagattttttaattttaacgaatAATCCCAAAAGAAAGATATTGAAAAACTATATTCAAACCATATCGTTTTCATATCATATTATAACACCTATTATagtcaaaaaataagaatggttaagtcattttttaaacacaaaaatcaCTTTAAAATGCATGTTAATAAGTCAGAAATAAGAATGTGAATGAACATATTTCTTctgatcaaaattaaaatattaaaaatatgaacatgAAATAGTGGCTAACACAGACAACAGGTTCCTTTTTTTGTCAGACACAAGCTCAAATCTGGTTGGAAAATTAAAGTGTTAAGTCATGATTATTCAGGGATATATTTGGCACATTATTCcatgatttaattgaattgaaggACTTTTTAACTCTGGTATAGACtcgcattttttaataaattttattaaattctaattttttacagtCAAAAAACGACTAATTTTGGTTGTCATTTTCTATCTACAAAAAGTAAACTTCCCATTAAAAACATTCTTCAATATGGCcacaaatttcacaaaaaatattgcaaattaataagtttcaaggttaaaaataagaatgtaattttctaatgaatatatttcttctgatcaaaaaataaaatatttaaaatagctaAGAACATCAAATAGTGACTAACGCAGActacaagtttttttttttttgcctgACACATGCTCAAAACTTGTTGTGAAAACTAAACTGTTAAGtcattattattctaaatatatttggcACGTTATttcaagatttaattaatcagaagaataagttttttaattacgaCACAGACTtagaatgttttttataaaatttaatatgttctagttataaaataattacagaatgagaaatatttgtttaattcaatttttatgcaCATAAGTATACTTTCCAATACaatcatttttcattattattaatattatatattaataaatatcaaaaactacaaaaaatctccgtattaaaaacattcttcAAAATGACTATCTCAAAAAAAATTTCGTATTAATAAGTACTAGTGTTAAAAATCAGAATGTGattttctaatgaatttatttcttctgatcaaatataaaatattaaaagtatctaAGAATCATCAGATAATGACTAAAGCAGACAATAAGTTTCTTTTTTGTCTGATACAACCCCCAATATGATTGTGATTGTGAAGATTGTTCAGAAATATACCTTATATTCgatgatttaattgattagAAGAATGAGGTTTATAACTTTGACATTGATTTTTCGCAATGATGTTAAATTCAATGGGAAATTTCTAATTGTCTAACTTCTGAGTTAAatccatttataaataaaagagttacaGAAGTGTTTCCACTGGTTAAAGtgtatatgaattaattactgATAAAATTGGTTATGTAGAACCATTAAATATCTCTCTATTTCATCAGCTAATTTGTAAAGttaccttaaaaatataattcaagaccccaacataattataatgtgtTAGCGTAAATAATTGCATGCATTGCAGACCGCAAATTACAGGACAGATAATATCTCAACAAATATGCATAAtcgttaattttctaaattaaaacggaggcatttagttttaatatttagaaatcacTTCATCTACACGTGTTATAGCATTGTTTACCAATGCGAAAAAGCAATTGGCTCGTGTTTATGCAACAACTATAACTGTTTATGATATGTTAAAGTGAAAGTGTGGACTTTTAAATATGCACAGGAAGACACGGGtagctaaattaattttgtttataaaacgtGTTTTATCCCcaacaattaaattcatcTGCGTACTTTCATTTGGGAATGACCTATAGGAGGCACcttgtagtttttttttattattatttcgacTCATTTCCGGGCCATATATTGTTACGCACCTTCACGCATGTAATTTGAAACAGACGTAACCTTCGGACGTGTTGATTCTTACGCAAGCCACGAGCAAAAATGCAGGAAGAGGTTTTTACCGAATGATTTTGTTGAAGATATGTTCGACCAACATTGGCTTGGTTGgtgataatttattgtttaattcggTAATTCATAAGTGGGTCACCGCAATAAATTGTGAGCTGAAGATATATtggagttttttatttttaaactttatctaaacagaaaatttaacataGGATTGTCAAAAGTAGGTCAATATATTTagactgttttaataaaaatacaatttccacataaaaaaatattattttcatccaataagtaattgttttttgttaaccTGCGGTACAAAAACAAGATTAGAAACAATAACAATGAAACAAGTCGTCCAAAGGCTTAGAATCGTGACCTTTCGATGGTGTTCAAGGTTTATGTtacaaatgataaatttattttttttttttttgaattactcCCAGTGAAAAATACACTGTTGTAGTCAATCAAGAGATATAAATTATCGggcttgtttttattaattttaagcaccTTTTTTCAAGTGTTCCTAACACTTATATTCAGTGTATCATGTGTTCCTAATAAGTTCAACAATTAAGAGGctcttgaattaatttaaaatcggaATGCTAACGAAACCTGCGAAGATTTCACAGGAGAAATCACAATAAAGTTgcgacaattaaaaaataaatgacaaaacTTCTCAAGGAAATGTACGATTTGTTGTTGCATAAAACTTATATCGCTTTTGTGGCGGATTGTGGGTTAATTCAGATAAGGGTTATCGCATCGAGCGTGTTAACCTCGACGTCTAATGAGCATCGTgtttatgaaaacaataaataaattaaagaattgatGGACTTAGACACTACATTCGCAAATAAGTGTATTTATAATTGCGATATTATCAGAAAAGTCATCGAAATCGAAAGTTATTCAGTCACCTGAAGACTTCTTGGATTAATTAAGCAAGTTTTGCGTCATTGCCgtttataaacaaatgaatTCTTGAGtaccatttatttttctgtttgtGTGGATGCAGATCGAATTCTGctgaatacttttaaaataagagaGTGAAGACAGATTTAGGTTCGccataataattttctgaagttataatataaacactgttcttttctaattttatgggCGCTGTGTGTGTGTAGGTGAGTTTTTAACTGGGGTAAACGGACTCGTTTATTATTGAcggaaacaattttattttcatcctGTTGaggctaaaatatttcaataacctttgttattttcagtaaTGGTCTATTTTTgaagtgtatatttttatatcgtaaaaacgaattttttttttttagatagcaggaattttgtttttatgcttttaatttaatgttgtcaaacaaatgctattacttataaatatttaatttcgtcattttacaattttacaaattgatACTTTAAGTAAAATGAGGTGCTACATtcgtttgattaaaatttatcgttGACGAGTTAGGTTCAAAGTTCCAGCACACATTAGACTTATAGTTGATAAAGTGTCAATGGCTtaactaaatttgaaattccttTGTTTGCAATATCCTTCAGTTCACAGATATCGCTGGTGCtccatttattaaatcaatttattttaattttaattgccatCATTACTGTTTCACAAAATTCACAAAACACACAAAGATAATGAACGACACATacaagttttaattgtttgtttcgttttattATGGAAATAGAAACTCAGGGCTTATTCCTATTGAAAAACGTTTCCTAACCttgatgataataaataatgctaATTGAATTAGTACTGTTAGAAAAGACCAGagaaatgattaaaacaaaacaggAAGCATAATGTGGCTatttatcaattgataatGAACGTTACTCAATAAGAATAATACtgttaattaaagtatattaaacaaaaataaaccatgTGGTCTGTTCAGAAATGCAAGCGACGACggatcttataaattttttattgtaagcaAACATCGAAGagggttatttttaaaatcgaccgttacgtaaatatttacaacaatgataaaatctaataaaaaacttgcACGTGGAAGAACGCTATGGAATCCTGCCAGATTTATTAGAGTACAGTTCTACTATATTCTTGGTGTAGAAAATGATGAaaccttattttattaatccagGTCaacaagataaatataaagacactttttaagaaattatggaTTTCTCTCTAAAGATAAAAGTCGTGTTTTCTTCTTATAAGCGTAGTTTCGAACGCATGTTTCgattagattttaaatcatttttgctttttaatcgatgtcaaacaattttatgtgtcaagtattgtaaaatttaaaatttaagttagtatttatcagataattaatgttatatttctGGTGGTTATCAAGTGATATTGTATATTCTGTATCTTTGTAATTATcgccatatttaataataatatattatagtattaaaatcATGATAA includes these proteins:
- the LOC126264564 gene encoding uncharacterized protein LOC126264564, coding for MANKKKFRPLLTPRYLRCKGNARLLENDLRHYNSLRKSIFEIKSIVDSGPPKYNFGRINCLESQNDYRVLIKHINENRSLIKSLKEIENRPNKYVLVDTGIIPKNEYYHKFKMKQDMKRVRENAILYNAICQIQSNYNCENLKHEWTRRYRAFVDSSRFKFTINNKPSMDERLKAWPSMSELPSLTKNKTRCLMTFKVQDGETLGHVKFELYNGITPITVEHFCNIMKIYGEQYFVNAIKPNTYIEIKNSVKIDSRKKSKVFVNEKYLLNNYRPGVLSLEFKPNSDFQKFQVSLTADKNRNTFIIPFGKVVSGFNTFVKMNGYARRIGKPLVNITVTKFKLL
- the LOC109600014 gene encoding sestrin homolog; the encoded protein is MGQIPENTHTLFAFLQNNRLDHVSQVMGYHPSYLDHFLKTQNFILRGDGPLPYDYRHYIAIMAAGRHNCSYLISLQKQEFLLQGGDHNWLKGLNAIPKKLRNLYDINKTLAHRPWLLNKSHIEKLTKGEDSWSLAEVVHAIVILTHFHSLCSFVFSCGVNQELGEDGECPCNCSAGAVGLTNVSCSSNPKDIPIVDTRQDWKNTASPPSPTEPEVGITTLMQRMKTLSEQTEEFNPSELAKRFENIETQSAELAVVGSEPAETPADVSCFVDDATFIYHDFAKRGEQSEISTFRVQDYSWDYHGYSLVNRLYNDVGNLLDDKFKTAYNLTYYTMGGRTDVDTSRFRRAIWNYIQCLLGIRHDDYDYGEINALLERSLKTFIKSACCYPERVTKKDYDRVLREFKHSEKVHVNLMVLEARMQAELLYALRTVNRYMTN